From a single Gracilimonas sp. genomic region:
- a CDS encoding CoA pyrophosphatase, translating to MSAFQHFLNRRLTNKLPGRDAQKIMAPYPKNGRANKTHYEPANDDFRNSSVLVPFIGWKDELEVLLTLRTESINHGGQLSFPGGGKEGDETIEETALREAQEEIGLHTQHVEISGRLTPLYVGHSDNMVTPVIAFLKEEQTFTPNPNEVDEIITVSFSDLVAEHNLIEEEWSLRGTPYHVPFWNIYRVPLWGATAMMMSELVELYKEFLDQK from the coding sequence ATGTCAGCATTTCAACACTTTCTAAATAGGCGATTAACAAATAAGCTCCCGGGCCGTGATGCCCAAAAAATAATGGCTCCTTATCCTAAAAATGGGAGGGCAAATAAAACACACTATGAACCAGCGAATGATGATTTTAGAAACAGCAGCGTATTAGTCCCTTTTATTGGCTGGAAAGATGAACTGGAAGTTTTACTAACCCTTAGAACAGAATCTATTAATCATGGCGGTCAGTTAAGTTTTCCCGGAGGTGGTAAAGAGGGAGATGAAACCATCGAAGAAACCGCTCTCCGTGAAGCGCAGGAAGAAATTGGGCTCCATACGCAGCATGTTGAAATTTCAGGACGACTCACACCTCTTTATGTCGGGCATTCTGATAACATGGTTACCCCGGTCATTGCTTTTCTAAAGGAAGAGCAAACATTTACTCCAAACCCCAATGAAGTCGACGAGATTATTACTGTTTCGTTTTCTGATCTGGTTGCTGAGCATAATCTTATTGAGGAAGAATGGAGCCTTCGCGGAACACCCTATCATGTTCCTTTCTGGAATATTTACCGCGTTCCACTCTGGGGTGCCACAGCAATGATGATGAGTGAATTGGTTGAGCTGTACAAAGAGTTTTTAGATCAAAAGTAA
- a CDS encoding glyoxylate/hydroxypyruvate reductase A, with amino-acid sequence MSLLLIAKNRDLSSLKKALLEKDPNLDVEIWPRVENKERVNFAVCWNHPKHVLDSYPNLRAVSSLGAGVNHLLDDEALPENAKICRLITGSLKDQMAEYILNAITNYRLHISKYTDQKRTGKWEPHSSIPKKHAPIGIMGLGEMGTSVATLLLQHGYKVNSWSRSRKSIDGLQSFAGKEELSDFLQETKILINLLPLTDETDGILDLELFKQLKNPGYLINVGRGTHLVEEDLIYALDTEQLEGACLDVFVTEPLPENHPFWNRENIMITPHIAAITPAREAAEVIVENYKRALSGMELMFEVDREKGY; translated from the coding sequence ATGTCTTTATTATTAATAGCTAAAAACCGGGATTTATCTTCCCTGAAAAAAGCCCTCTTGGAAAAAGATCCCAACCTGGATGTTGAAATCTGGCCGCGGGTAGAAAATAAAGAACGGGTTAATTTTGCCGTTTGCTGGAATCATCCAAAACATGTATTAGACAGTTACCCAAACCTCAGAGCCGTATCCTCGCTGGGAGCCGGAGTCAATCACTTACTAGATGATGAAGCTCTTCCGGAAAATGCCAAAATCTGCAGGCTGATTACAGGTTCACTTAAGGATCAAATGGCCGAATACATACTGAATGCTATTACCAATTATCGGCTACATATATCGAAATACACAGATCAAAAGAGAACAGGAAAATGGGAGCCTCACAGCTCTATACCTAAAAAGCATGCCCCAATAGGTATAATGGGTTTAGGCGAGATGGGCACCTCTGTTGCAACATTATTGTTACAACATGGATATAAAGTAAATAGCTGGTCCAGATCCAGAAAGAGCATAGATGGACTACAGTCATTTGCCGGAAAAGAGGAACTAAGTGATTTTCTCCAAGAAACTAAGATCTTAATTAACCTGCTTCCACTAACAGATGAAACCGATGGAATTCTTGATCTCGAACTATTCAAACAGCTAAAGAATCCGGGTTACCTGATTAATGTCGGAAGAGGGACCCATCTGGTAGAAGAAGACCTGATTTATGCGTTGGACACTGAACAATTAGAAGGAGCTTGTCTGGATGTTTTTGTAACAGAGCCCCTGCCCGAAAACCATCCTTTTTGGAATCGGGAAAATATTATGATCACCCCTCATATCGCAGCCATAACTCCGGCAAGGGAAGCTGCCGAAGTAATTGTTGAGAATTATAAAAGGGCCTTATCTGGAATGGAGTTGATGTTCGAAGTAGATCGAGAGAAGGGGTATTAG
- the crcB gene encoding fluoride efflux transporter CrcB: MNIDWLKILAVGSGGFIGASGRYFLSLLAQSQFPESKFPYGTVLVNLLGCLAIGFLAGLFELKSWANPEFRLFIFVGILGGFTTFSTFSHETFLLWGNGKLLLSFLNLGLQVVLGLFFVWLGYQLIRFF; encoded by the coding sequence ATGAATATCGACTGGCTTAAAATTTTAGCGGTCGGCTCCGGTGGATTTATTGGAGCATCAGGCCGCTATTTTCTTTCCTTATTAGCTCAGTCTCAGTTTCCGGAAAGTAAATTCCCGTATGGCACAGTTCTGGTAAATCTCTTAGGATGTTTGGCTATAGGATTCTTAGCGGGTCTGTTTGAATTAAAATCCTGGGCAAACCCTGAATTCAGACTCTTCATATTTGTAGGGATATTAGGCGGATTTACAACTTTCTCCACATTCTCCCATGAAACATTCTTGCTGTGGGGAAATGGCAAATTACTGTTGAGCTTTTTAAATCTGGGGCTGCAGGTAGTGTTAGGTCTGTTTTTTGTATGGTTGGGGTATCAGCTAATCAGATTTTTCTAA
- a CDS encoding branched-chain amino acid aminotransferase: MMNEIISSTNITVKPTEQSRIHEVDFNNLVFGRKFSDHMFEMHFSEDKWHEPVIKPFGTFEVTPATNVFHYGQAVFEGMKAFYVDENTVNIYRPETHHERFNHSCRRMCIPETSYETFIDALETLIRLDHQWIPKKNGTSLYIRPFIFASDNLLAARSSDKFTYQIITSPVGAYYAEGFNPVSLTTSEKYVRAVVGGTGNVKTAGNYAASFLPAKKAKEQGYTQVLWLDAKEQKYIEEVGTMNIHFLIGDTLITPALNGSILPGVTRRSVIALAREWGLNVEERKISLEEVFAANEDGSLKEIFGSGTAAVVSPVGLIEHNGKTIELDREKPGAFAQKCFDEITDIQYGRKEDKFGWVHPVSI, translated from the coding sequence ATGATGAACGAGATAATTTCAAGCACAAATATCACAGTAAAACCAACGGAACAAAGCCGTATTCATGAGGTTGATTTTAATAACCTTGTGTTTGGTCGAAAGTTCTCTGATCACATGTTCGAAATGCATTTTTCAGAGGATAAATGGCACGAACCGGTGATTAAACCCTTTGGTACTTTTGAAGTTACACCTGCCACCAATGTGTTTCATTACGGGCAAGCTGTTTTTGAAGGGATGAAAGCTTTCTACGTGGATGAAAATACGGTAAACATTTATCGTCCTGAAACCCATCATGAGCGGTTTAATCATTCTTGCCGCAGAATGTGCATACCTGAGACCAGTTATGAAACGTTCATCGATGCGCTTGAAACCCTTATTCGTTTAGATCATCAGTGGATTCCAAAGAAGAACGGTACCTCACTTTATATTCGTCCGTTTATCTTTGCATCCGATAATCTTCTGGCAGCACGCTCATCCGATAAGTTCACTTATCAGATTATTACCTCACCGGTAGGAGCTTATTACGCAGAAGGATTCAACCCCGTATCGCTCACTACATCTGAAAAGTATGTACGCGCTGTTGTTGGGGGGACCGGAAATGTTAAAACCGCTGGTAATTATGCAGCCAGTTTCCTCCCCGCAAAAAAAGCGAAAGAGCAAGGGTACACTCAGGTGCTTTGGTTAGATGCTAAGGAGCAAAAGTACATTGAGGAAGTGGGGACGATGAATATCCATTTCCTGATTGGTGATACTTTGATTACTCCTGCACTCAACGGATCAATTTTACCGGGCGTTACCCGTCGTTCGGTTATTGCCCTGGCAAGAGAATGGGGGCTTAATGTCGAAGAGCGCAAGATTTCTCTTGAAGAAGTTTTTGCTGCCAACGAAGATGGAAGCCTGAAAGAAATTTTTGGATCCGGTACGGCAGCGGTTGTGTCTCCGGTTGGATTAATTGAACACAATGGTAAAACTATAGAACTGGATAGAGAAAAGCCCGGTGCATTTGCACAAAAATGCTTTGATGAGATTACCGATATTCAATATGGCCGTAAAGAAGATAAGTTCGGCTGGGTGCATCCGGTAAGTATTTAA